AGTTTGGCTTATGTTAATTATAAGTTGAATGATATAAACAAAAGCATTGAGTATATAAAAAAAATAATAGAAGAAGAGAAAAGAAAATTGTCAAAGGGTGAGAAAACGGATGAAAATTTAATTCAAAAGGTATATTTGCTTTATGGAGATATTCTATTAGATAAAGGCGATTATGATAATGCTTTTAATTACTATAATAAAGTTCTAGAAATTAATAGTTCAAATTCTAGCGTTTATGTTAAAATAGGAGATATATATAGAAAGAAAGATAAAAATTATCCTAAAGCTAGAAAATACTGGAGAGAAGCTCTCAATCTTAATCCTTATTTAGAAGCAGCAAGAGAGAGACTTGGAATTACTTTGGAAGACTTTTAGGGAGGTTGATTTGAATTTGTTTAAGTCTTTTTTGATAGATATTGGCATTGATCTTGGAACATGTAATACATTGGTTTATATTAAAGATTATGGCGTGGTTATGAGTGAGCCTTCTGTTGTTGCAATAGATATTACCAAAGGTAATAAAGTTGTTGCAGTTGGCAGAAATGCTAAAAAAATGCTTTGGAAAACTCCAGAGAATATTAAAGCTGTGCGACCTCTTAGAGATGGAGTTATTGCTGACATTGAGAATACAGAGAAGATGATTAAATATTTTATTAATCAAATTTTTTCTCGTAAAAAATTGTTTTTTAAGCCAAGAATGGTAATAGGTGTTCCTACTTGTATTACAGAGGTTGAGCGAAGAGCTGTAAAAGAGAGTGCAATGAATGCTGGTGCAAGAGAAGTTAAGGTGATAGAAGAATCTCTTGCAGCTGCTATTGGATCTGATATTCCTATTTTTGAACCTACAGGTCACATGGTGTGTGACATTGGAGGTGGAACTACAGAAATATCGGTTATTTCTCTCGGCGGAATGGTTGTAAGTAGGGCAATTAGGACTGGTGGGGATGAATTTGATGAGAGTATAATAAAATATATGAGAAATTCTCACAATATTATAATTGGTCAACAGACAGCAGAAAAATTGAAAATTAAGATAGGAAATGTATATCCTGATATTCAAAATTTAAGGGTAGAAAAAATAGATATTAAGGGTACAGATGCTGTAACTGGTCTTCCTAGAAAGCAACTTGTTGATTCTATGGAAGTAAGAGAGTCTTTACAAGAGCCTATAAATGTTGTTGTGGATGAAGTTAAGCGTACTCTTGGTGCAACGCCCCCAGAGCTTGCTACAGACATTGTTGAGCGTGGCATAATTTTGACAGGAGGAGGAGCTCTTCTTAAGGGTTTAAATAGGCTTCTTTCGAAAGAGACTGGAGTTCCTGTTTATGTTGCAGATAATCCGCTTCTCTCTGTGGCTGTTGGTGCCGGATTATTTTATGATTATGCCAATAGAATAGATATTAGCAAGAATATTTACAGTTTTATCAATGAATAAGTTATGAATTTTCTTGTCAAATTCAAGAATTTTATCAAAGTACTTTTAGTATTGATAGTTTCTCTTGTTTTTATGATTTATGATTCAAGCAGTATTCAAAAGAGAAGATCTGATAATTTTTTGTTTTTTACTTTTAACTCTTATATTCAAAGCAGAATGCATGGGTTTTTTAGTTTTATTTCCAATGTTTTTAAAACTGTAAATGAATACAAAAATTACAAGGACAAGATAGAATTTTATAAAAAAAGAATACAACAGCTTGAAATAGTCACTCAGAATATACAGTCACTAAGGCAAGAGAATGTTCGTCTTAAAGAGCAATTAAATTTTTATTCGTCAAGTTCTAGCGATTTTATTTCAGCAGAGATTATATATCTAAACTATTCAAACATATCGACTTTAATGGCTATTAATAAAGGATTCAATGATGGGATAGAAAAGGATATGATAGCAGTTGCATATCAAGATGGATTTAGCGGTCTTGTAGGTAAAGTTGTAAAGGTTTATTCTAATACTGCTAAAATTTTGCCTTTGACCAATTATGAAAATTTTGTGTCCGCAAGGATTCAAAGTAGCAGGTTTATAGGTCTTATAGAGGGTAATGGTTATGGTAAAAAACTTGAAATGAATTATGTTAATAGGCTTGCTGAAAAAGATTTAAAGATAGGAGATTCTATTGTTACTGCTGGGTTTAGTGAATATCCAGTTGGCATTTATATTGGAAAGATTACAAATTTTCATATTCTTGACTACAATTCTCTTTTAAAAATAGAAGTAGAGCCAGCTATAGTTTTAGATAAGCTTGAGTATGTTTTTCTTGTTAAAAATAACAAAGAGATTGGTGAATAATGGCAGCATTTTTTACATATTTTATTTCTAGTGCATTTTTAGGTAAAATTTTTCAACACTATTTTGCAACTTATTTTTATTTTTCAATAGATATTTTTTTAATTTTTCTAGTTTTTAATTCTTTAAATTTTATTTTTAATATAGGATTATTATCTAGTATTTTATATGGCCTTCTTATGGATTATTTTACAGGATTACCACTTGGATTTTTTGTTTTTGGATATACAATAATATTTTATTTTAATAATAAAATAAAGTTATTTATGCCTAAAAATATGCTTAGCATGGCAATATTTTTTATTTTTTCAAAAGTTATATTATGGTTTTTAGCTATTGTATTTTATGATTTTATAGATTTAAAATCTTTTAATTATTCAATCTTCAACCTTGATCTTATTGTAAATATAATGTCTATTAACTTTTTATATCCAATTCAAAATTATTTTACTAGAAATTTTTATTCTTTTAAAGAGGATTATTAGTGGGTGTTATAACAAATTTTAGATATAAGTTCGGCATATTTTTTTTAATAGCAATTATGGTGCTTTATTTGGCAATTTTATTTCAAATGCAAATTGGTAAGCATTTATTTTACGACAGAGAAGCCAATGTTTTTTTATCAAGATTGGAAAAAATCAATGCCTCAAGGGGTGAAATTTTAGATTCTAATTCCAATATTTTGGCAAATAATTTAACTATGTTTATTTTAAAGATAAGTTTGCAACAGTATTATAATATGCCTGTTGCTACTAGAATTGAGATGATAGACTTTTTATCAAACACGCTAGGCATTGATAAATCAATTATTTTATCTAAGCTTCAAGAGCCTGGTGGATATCTTAAAGATGTTGAAATAATTGAACTTACTCCAAAGATGTTGTTTAAAATTTCTGAAAAAAAGTTTTATTATCCTGCTCTTTTGTGGACTTATTCTTTTAAGCGCAACTATTTGGTTGACGATTCATATTCACATTCAATCGGTTATGTTGGGCAAATAAATCAAAGAGAGCTTAGAACGTTTTATAATGTTAGTGGGTATGATAATACTTCTACGATTGGAAAGTTGGGCATTGAACAGGTTTATGATAATTACATTAGAGGGCAAGAAGGCTTAATAAAATACAAAGTAGACTCCAAAGAGAGAAGAATAGACGATGGCTCTATTATAAGAAATATGGTACCAGGTAATGATGTTGTGCTTAATATTAATAAAAATATTCAAGATCTTGCCAATAATGCTTTAGGCAAAAGGTATGGTTCTATTGTGGTATTAAAGCCATCAACAGGTGCTGTTCTTGCTCTTCACAATTATCCTTATTATTCTATGAGGGATGTTTACAATAAATATAATAAGGAAGATTACTCTTTTTTAAATAAAGCAATTCAATCTGTTTATCCGCCGGCATCTATTTTTAAATTAGTTGTTGCTGCTGCTATTCTTGAAGAGAGAGTTATAGATAAAGATCGTAAAATTTATTGTCCTGGATATTTTAAAGTTGGAAATAGAATTTTTCATTGTTGGAAGCCTGGTGGTCATGGGTATGTTAATTTAGAAGAGGCGATTGCACATTCTTCTAATGTTTATTTTTATACACTTGGGCTTAAGTATCTTGGGGTTGATAGAATTAGAAAATATGCAAAAGAATTTGGGTTTGGAGAAAAAACAGGAATTGATTTGCCAAATGAAGTAGCTGGTCTTCTTCCTAGTCCTGAGTGGAAAGAAAAAACTTTTAATCAGCCTTGGGTAGGAGGAGATACTGTAAATTTTTCAATAGGTCAAGGGTTTTTGAATGCTACTCCTATGCAGATTGTCAATATGGTTGCTATGATTGCAAATGAAGGTGTTGTATATAAGCCTAGAATTGTAAATAAAATTTTAAAGGGCGGTACGAATAAAGTTATTCTTGAGAATAAACCAGAAATATTAAGAAAGACAAATCTTATTAGTAAAAACACATTTAAACTTCTGAAAAAATATATGAGAAGTGTGGTAACTTATGGTACAGCAAGATATGCAGTTCTTACGAAAGCCGTTAAGGTTGGAGGCAAGACAGGCACTGGTCAAACTGGTATAGATGGTTTTGAAAATAGTTCTTTTGTTGGACTTGCTCCTTATAATGGTTCATCTGATAATCAAATTATTGTTTTTAGTTTGGTTGAGGCAAAGAGTAATGTAGATTGGTGGCCTGCAAAATCTACAGATTTAATAATGCAAGGCATTTTTGCAAATCAAAGTTATGAAGATATTCTTAAAGGTTATAGACCATGGTATATTAGGTAGGTTAATGGTTTTTAGAAAAAATTATGATTATTTAGCTTTGATAAGCTTATTTATAGTTTCTTTTGTTGGTATATTGTTGATTTATTCTAGCGATTATAATATTAGCGGATCTTTAACTAAGAATGAATATATAAAACAAACCTTTTGGGTAATTATTGGATTTTTTCTAATTTTTATAGTGGGTAAATATGATTTAAAATTTGTTTATAGCATAGTATATCCTTTATATTTTTTATTAATATTGGCTTTAATTTTTACTGCATTTTTTGGAATGACTGTAAACGGAGCAAAGTCTTGGATTGGTATATGGAAACTTGGAGGACAGCCTTCTGAATTTGGTAAAGTTATTATTATTTTGACCCTTTCAAAATTTTATACTGAAAAAAAGGGTTATAATGAATTTTTTACCTTTATTGCTGCATTTTTATTAATTTTCCCATCGGTAATTCTTATATTGTTGCAACCTGATTTTGGTACAGCAATAGTATATTTAACCATTTTTATATTTATTTCTTTTTTTGCAGGAATAGATTTGCATTATGTTTTAGCATTTGCGTTGATAGGTTTTTTTTCTTTTGTTTTTGCGATTTTGCCGGTTTGGTATGAATATAGGGTGAATATGGGTAATGTATTTTATCTTATTTTCTCAAATTCTTTTTATTTTAGAATAATAATAGGGGTGCTGCTTTTAATACTTTTGATTTCTGTTTTAGGATTTTTTATTGCTAAGTATGGTTTGAGTATTAAAATAATTTATTTTTATGTATTTTTTGCAAGTTCTATTTTATTGATTTCAATAGTGTTTTCAAAAGTCCTTTCAAAGTTAATGAAGACTTATCAGATTAAACGGTTTTTAGTATTCTTAGATCCAGCTATTGATGCTAAGGGTGCTGGTTGGAATTTAAATCAGGTTAAAATAGCAATTGGTTCTGGCGGTCTTTTGGGTAAAGGATTTTTAAAGGGGCCTTATACCCATGCTAATTATGTGCCTTCTCAAAGCACAGATTTTATTTTCTCTATTCTTGCTGAAGAGTTTGGGTTTTTAGGCGTTAGTACTATTTTAATATTATTTTTTTTTCTTTTTTTTAAATTTTTGATAATAATGAATAAAAGTAAAGATAGATATATGGCCTTAGTAATATCTGGAATTTTGGGACTTTTATTTTTTCATACCTCTTTTAATGTTGGAATGTCTTTAGGAGTTCTTCCGATTACTGGAATTCCTTTCCCTTTTCTCTCTTATGGAGGTTCTTCTACTATTACATTTTTTTTAGCAATGTCTTTTTATTTTAATATTGAATCAATAGTTGCTATGGATTGAGAATTTATTTTCAGTTTTTTGTTTTCTTATCTCTATTTTTTTAGAAAATTTTTTTGTATATTTTAATTTAGTAATTATAAATATTTGAGGTGCGTATTTTTGCGTAAAAGTGATGAATGTGAATTTTAATTTTTTAATAAAAATCGAAAGGCTAAAGGTATTGTTGTGAGCAAAGATTTAGATAAAGAAGATATTCTTTACAAAAAAAGACACTCAATAGCTCATGTTATGGCAGAAGCTGTGCGTGATTTATTCCCAAATACCAAGATTGCAATAGGTCCTCCTATTAAAGATGGTTTTTATTATGATTTTGAATTTAAAAGGCAAATTACAGAAGATTCTCTTTTAGATATAGAAAATAGAATGAGGGAGATTTTAAAGACCGGGAGTTCTTTTGAAAAAGAGGTAATAAGCGTAGAACAGGCTCTTGAAATTTTTAAAGATGAACCTTATAAGATTGATTTGATTAAAAATTTTGATTTACAAAATGAAGTTTCTATTTATAAGAGTCACAATTTTATTGATCTTTGCAGGGGTCCTCATGTTGAGAATATGAATAAAATTGATCCAAAGGCATTTAAGCTTACTAGTATTGCTGGAGCTTATTGGCGAGGCAGTGAAAAAAATCCAATGCTTACCAGAATTTATGGAACTTTATGGAATAATGAAAAAGAGCTAAGATCTTATCTTAATTTGAGAGAGGAAATAAAAAAAAGAGATCATAGAAAGCTTGGAAAAGAGCTTGATTTATTTTCTATTCATGAAGAGATTGGCCCAGGACTTGTTTTTTTTCATCCCAATGGTGCTAAAATAAGAGCTTTAATAGAAGATTTTTGGAGAGAAGAGCACTCTAAAAATGGGTATGATATTCTTTTTACTCCTCATGTTGGTAAATCTTGGCTTTGGCAAACTTCTGGTCATTTAGACTTTTATAAGGACAGTATGTTTGAAAAAATAGAAATGGATAAAAGTGATTATTATCTTAAACCTATGAATTGTCCTTTTCATATTGCAATTTATAATACAGGCAAGCATTCTTATAGAGATTTACCATTTAGATGGGCCGAACTTGGCACTGTATATCGTTATGAAAAGATAGGCGCCTTGCATGGCCTGATGAGAGCTAGAGGATTCACTCAGGATGATGCTCATATTATATGCACTCATTCTCAAGTTGTAGATGAGATTAAAGAAGTTCTTAGGTTTGCTATTTATATGTGGAGTAAATTTGGCTTTAGCAACTTAAAGGCATATCTTTCTACAAAGCCTGACAAGTCTGTTGGAAATGATGCTGATTGGGAAATGTCTTTAAAAGTTCTTGAAGAGACCTTAAGCGATTTTGAAGTTCCTTATGAAATTGACAAAGGGGGAGGTGCTTTTTATGGGCCTAAAATTGATCTTAAGATAGTTGATTCTCTTGAGCGAGAGTGGCAGATGAGTACAATTCAATTTGATTTTAATCTCCCTGAGAGATTTAATATGACTTATACTGCTGAGGATGGTAAAGAAAAAAGACCATTTATGATTCATCGAGCTTTGCTGGGATCTATTGAAAGATTTTTTGGAATTCTTGTAGAGCACTATGGTGGAGCGTTTCCTTTATGGTTGTCTCCTGTTCAAGCAGTAATAATTCCTGTTAATAATATTGTAGAAGGTTATGCTATTAAAGTTTTTAATAAATTTAAAAATGAAGGGATTAGAATAAAACTTGATAATAGTTCCTCAAGAATGAATGCTAAAATTAGAGAATATCAGGCTAAAAAAATATCTTATATGTTCATAATTGGCGAGAGAGAGGCAGCAGAAGAGAGAATATCTATTAGAACAAGAACAAATGAACAAATAAATGGAATTAAACTTGATGAAGCTCTTAAATTTATTTTGCTTAAAATAAGGGATAAGGAGATTTGATAAATTGAATAATTTAATCAAGTTCATTACCCCCAATAAAATAACATTAGCTAGGATTATGCTTTCCTTTATCATATTAATTTTATTTTTT
Above is a genomic segment from Borreliella mayonii containing:
- the rodA gene encoding rod shape-determining protein RodA; the encoded protein is MVFRKNYDYLALISLFIVSFVGILLIYSSDYNISGSLTKNEYIKQTFWVIIGFFLIFIVGKYDLKFVYSIVYPLYFLLILALIFTAFFGMTVNGAKSWIGIWKLGGQPSEFGKVIIILTLSKFYTEKKGYNEFFTFIAAFLLIFPSVILILLQPDFGTAIVYLTIFIFISFFAGIDLHYVLAFALIGFFSFVFAILPVWYEYRVNMGNVFYLIFSNSFYFRIIIGVLLLILLISVLGFFIAKYGLSIKIIYFYVFFASSILLISIVFSKVLSKLMKTYQIKRFLVFLDPAIDAKGAGWNLNQVKIAIGSGGLLGKGFLKGPYTHANYVPSQSTDFIFSILAEEFGFLGVSTILILFFFLFFKFLIIMNKSKDRYMALVISGILGLLFFHTSFNVGMSLGVLPITGIPFPFLSYGGSSTITFFLAMSFYFNIESIVAMD
- the mreC gene encoding rod shape-determining protein MreC, whose protein sequence is MNFLVKFKNFIKVLLVLIVSLVFMIYDSSSIQKRRSDNFLFFTFNSYIQSRMHGFFSFISNVFKTVNEYKNYKDKIEFYKKRIQQLEIVTQNIQSLRQENVRLKEQLNFYSSSSSDFISAEIIYLNYSNISTLMAINKGFNDGIEKDMIAVAYQDGFSGLVGKVVKVYSNTAKILPLTNYENFVSARIQSSRFIGLIEGNGYGKKLEMNYVNRLAEKDLKIGDSIVTAGFSEYPVGIYIGKITNFHILDYNSLLKIEVEPAIVLDKLEYVFLVKNNKEIGE
- a CDS encoding rod shape-determining protein gives rise to the protein MNLFKSFLIDIGIDLGTCNTLVYIKDYGVVMSEPSVVAIDITKGNKVVAVGRNAKKMLWKTPENIKAVRPLRDGVIADIENTEKMIKYFINQIFSRKKLFFKPRMVIGVPTCITEVERRAVKESAMNAGAREVKVIEESLAAAIGSDIPIFEPTGHMVCDIGGGTTEISVISLGGMVVSRAIRTGGDEFDESIIKYMRNSHNIIIGQQTAEKLKIKIGNVYPDIQNLRVEKIDIKGTDAVTGLPRKQLVDSMEVRESLQEPINVVVDEVKRTLGATPPELATDIVERGIILTGGGALLKGLNRLLSKETGVPVYVADNPLLSVAVGAGLFYDYANRIDISKNIYSFINE
- the thrS gene encoding threonine--tRNA ligase, giving the protein MSKDLDKEDILYKKRHSIAHVMAEAVRDLFPNTKIAIGPPIKDGFYYDFEFKRQITEDSLLDIENRMREILKTGSSFEKEVISVEQALEIFKDEPYKIDLIKNFDLQNEVSIYKSHNFIDLCRGPHVENMNKIDPKAFKLTSIAGAYWRGSEKNPMLTRIYGTLWNNEKELRSYLNLREEIKKRDHRKLGKELDLFSIHEEIGPGLVFFHPNGAKIRALIEDFWREEHSKNGYDILFTPHVGKSWLWQTSGHLDFYKDSMFEKIEMDKSDYYLKPMNCPFHIAIYNTGKHSYRDLPFRWAELGTVYRYEKIGALHGLMRARGFTQDDAHIICTHSQVVDEIKEVLRFAIYMWSKFGFSNLKAYLSTKPDKSVGNDADWEMSLKVLEETLSDFEVPYEIDKGGGAFYGPKIDLKIVDSLEREWQMSTIQFDFNLPERFNMTYTAEDGKEKRPFMIHRALLGSIERFFGILVEHYGGAFPLWLSPVQAVIIPVNNIVEGYAIKVFNKFKNEGIRIKLDNSSSRMNAKIREYQAKKISYMFIIGEREAAEERISIRTRTNEQINGIKLDEALKFILLKIRDKEI
- the mreD gene encoding rod shape-determining protein MreD; amino-acid sequence: MAAFFTYFISSAFLGKIFQHYFATYFYFSIDIFLIFLVFNSLNFIFNIGLLSSILYGLLMDYFTGLPLGFFVFGYTIIFYFNNKIKLFMPKNMLSMAIFFIFSKVILWFLAIVFYDFIDLKSFNYSIFNLDLIVNIMSINFLYPIQNYFTRNFYSFKEDY
- the mrdA gene encoding penicillin-binding protein 2 → MGVITNFRYKFGIFFLIAIMVLYLAILFQMQIGKHLFYDREANVFLSRLEKINASRGEILDSNSNILANNLTMFILKISLQQYYNMPVATRIEMIDFLSNTLGIDKSIILSKLQEPGGYLKDVEIIELTPKMLFKISEKKFYYPALLWTYSFKRNYLVDDSYSHSIGYVGQINQRELRTFYNVSGYDNTSTIGKLGIEQVYDNYIRGQEGLIKYKVDSKERRIDDGSIIRNMVPGNDVVLNINKNIQDLANNALGKRYGSIVVLKPSTGAVLALHNYPYYSMRDVYNKYNKEDYSFLNKAIQSVYPPASIFKLVVAAAILEERVIDKDRKIYCPGYFKVGNRIFHCWKPGGHGYVNLEEAIAHSSNVYFYTLGLKYLGVDRIRKYAKEFGFGEKTGIDLPNEVAGLLPSPEWKEKTFNQPWVGGDTVNFSIGQGFLNATPMQIVNMVAMIANEGVVYKPRIVNKILKGGTNKVILENKPEILRKTNLISKNTFKLLKKYMRSVVTYGTARYAVLTKAVKVGGKTGTGQTGIDGFENSSFVGLAPYNGSSDNQIIVFSLVEAKSNVDWWPAKSTDLIMQGIFANQSYEDILKGYRPWYIR